Proteins from a single region of Macaca nemestrina isolate mMacNem1 chromosome 13, mMacNem.hap1, whole genome shotgun sequence:
- the LOC105465380 gene encoding macrophage-capping protein — protein sequence MYTAIPQSGSPFPGSVQDPGLHVWRVEKLKPVPVARENQGVFFSGDSYLVLHNGPEEVSHLHLWIGQQSSRDEQGACAVLAVHLNTLLGERPVQHREVQGNESDLFMSYFPQGLKYQEGGVESAFHKTSTGAPAAIKKLYQVKGKKNIRATERALNWDSFNTGDCFILDLGQNIFAWCGGKSNILERNKARDLALAIRDSERQGKAQVEIVTDGEEPAEMIQVLGPKPALKEGNPEEDLTADKANAQAAALYKVSDATGQMNLTKVADSSPFALELLISDDCFVLDNGLCGKIYIWKGRKANEKERQAALQVAEGFISRMQYALNTQVEILPQGRESPIFKQFFKDWK from the exons ATGTACACAGCCATTCCCCAGAG TGGCTCTCCATTCCCAGGCTCAGTGCAGGATCCAGGCCTGCATGTGTGGCGGGTGGAGAAGCTGAAGCCAGTGCCCGTGGCACGAGAGAACCAGGGCGTCTTCTTCTCGGGGGACTCCTACCTAGTGCTGCACAATGGCCCAGAAGAGGTTTCCCATCTGCACCTGTGGATAG GTCAGCAGTCATCCCGGGATGAGCAGGGGGCCTGTGCCGTGCTGGCTGTGCACCTCAACACGCTGCTGGGAGAGCGGCCTGTGCAGCACCGTGAGGTGCAGGGCAATGAGTCCGACCTCTTCATGAGCTACTTCCCACAAGGCCTCAAGTACCAG GAAGGTGGTGTGGAGTCAGCATTTCACAAGACCTCCACAGGAGCCCCAGCTGCCATCAAGAAACTCTACCaggtgaaggggaagaagaaCATCCGTGCCACCGAGCGGGCACTGAACTGGGACAGCTTCAACACTGGGGACTGCTTCATCCTGGACCTGGGCCAG AACATCTTTGCCTGGTGTGGTGGAAAGTCCAACATCCTGGAACGCAACAAGGCGAGGGACCTGGCCCTGGCCATCCGGGACAGTGAGCGACAGGGCAAGGCCCAGGTGGAGATTGTCACTGATGGGGAGGAGCCTGCTGAGATGATCCAG GTCCTGGGCCCCAAACCTGCTCTGAAGGAGGGCAACCCCGAGGAAGACCTCACAGCTGACAAGGCAAACGCCCAGGCCGCAGCTCTGTATAAG GTCTCTGATGCCACTGGACAGATGAACCTGACCAAGGTGGCCGACTCCAGCCCCTTTGCCCTTGAACTGCTGATATCTGATGACTGCTTCGTGCTGGACAACGGGCTCTGTGGCAAGATCTATATCTGGAAGG GGCGAAAAGCGAATGAGAAGGAGCGGCAGGCGGCCCTGCAAGTGGCCGAGGGCTTCATCTCGCGCATGCAGTACGCCCTGAACACCCAG GTGGAGATTCTGCCCCAGGGCCGTGAGAGTCCCATCTTCAAGCAATTTTTCAAGGACTGGAAATGA